TCAGAATGCTGTTGTGTCTTGGTAAGATATGAAGAGGCAGAGTGGACACTCAAGTCTGTAAGAAACCCTATTCCAACACAGGTCTTATTGAATCTGGAAACTCCATGATATTGACCCTGTCTCTCAGACTGAAAAATCTCTCAGAGtgaattttctttcaggactGAGTGTGGGACAGAAGACTGCAGTCCTGGCAGGTGAGTGTTTCCATCCATCCCAAGATTTTATCCTTCACTCTGGATACCAGACATCATTTTGCTCTCCTTTTGGTCATCTCTTCACAATGTGGGATCTGTAAAGTTTATGGATAATGTTGTGATGCCCATTAGTGCCCTACTAAGACTTGGTGTCTGAGGGAGAATTGTACCAGGACTCAACCTTTGATTTCCTTGCAGGAACCCTCACAAAGCCCAAAATCTGGGCTGAGCCACACTCTGTGATTGCCTCAAATGCACCTGTTACTATTTGGTGTCAGGGGTCCTGGGAGGCCAAGGAGTACCATTTGCTTAAAAAGGGAAGCACGGATCCTTGGGACAGACAATACCCTCTGGAAATCTTGGACAAGGCTAAGTTCTACATCCAACACATGACAGTTTACTTTGCAGGGATATATAAGTGTTACTATAAGAGCCCTGCTGGCTGGTCAGAGCACAGTGACACCCTGGAACTGGTGCTAACAGGTGAGTGAAGAGTCAGGGTTCCCAGCACAGGCTCTCCACTCAGAAGGAGTTCAGCTCTCCAGGGTACTTTTTTCAGAGCCCAACCCTGCAGTACAATGTGGGAAGCTTAAATTCATTTCACTTCCCCTTGTATCCTAGGAGCCTATGATAAACCAAGCCTGTCTGTCTGGCCCAGTTCTGCTGTGACCTTAGGAGAGACCATAACCATGCAGTGTAGTTCATCACTGGGATTTGGTAGATTTATTCTGACCCAGGAAGGAAAGCACCACCTCCAATGGACCCTGGAATCACCGCCAAGTGCCAATAGGGAGTTTCAAGCTCATTTTGTTCTGGACCCTGTGACCATCATCCACAATGGTACATTCAGATGCTATGGCTATTTTAGGAACCATCCCCAGTTGTGGTCAAAATCAAGTGACTCCCTTCACCTCTTGGTCTCAGGTAAGAACCCCTGATACTACCTTTCTTAATGCAGAGTGTCACCCAGGGATCTGCTCTGAGAAGCGTTCTAACCtcaaagtaaaataatgaaactcAAAAGTCCCAAAGAATTTCATACCTCATAGAGCACCAGCCTTAAGAATCCCCTGATGCAATTACTCCCCTCAGTGACTCATTGAAATTTAGCAGGAAGGCTTGAGAATAGACAGTATATGGAGTGATCAGACATTGTCTCTGTCCtgcttaagtttttatttttgtgatgaaacaccatgatttaAAGTAACATGtggaagaaagattttatttcttcttatagtttacagtccatcatgaaggtaATTAGAGGTaggcactcaaggcaggaactgaaacagaggccatggtggaACATGGCTTACAGGCTTACTCTCCAGTGttttttctcagaatattttCTTATATCATCAAGGTCCAACTACCCAGAGTTAGAACCACGCACAGTGGGCTTGGCTGTCTCACTCCCACTTCAACTATCAGGCAATCATTAAAATGCCTCCACACCCTTGCCTACAGGTCAATATGATGGAGGCATATTTCCAAGTTAAGTTGCCTCTTCCCTGATGACTCTATCTTGTATTAAGTTAGCAAAACCTAATGTGAACAGTCTGCAATGGCATCCTCTGTCcctcattttctgtttatctttatttCCATAAATGAAGGGCACAGCCTCATGATAACAGCTGGTTATCAAAGGCTTGTGGTAAAAAAATGATGCACAGACTCAATCAGAAAGTTTTGTGTCCCTCAGAGTCTCAATCCTTTCCTTACCTTCAGTGCTATGTTTTATTGAGTCTTGGTGGACCTGAGCTGTGATCTTGACAGACAAATAGGAATCCAGAGGCACAAAATCTGATCTCTAACAAGGTGATAGCAAGTTGGAAGTACTTAAAGTCCAGATTGATGTAGAAAGTGACAGGCCATAGTCAAGTGCTTGAAGTCCAAATACTtacttctccttctatttctggCAGAATCCAAGGACCAGTCTCCCACCCACACTGAGAATGGTAAGTAGAGCTCTCATGGCCAGTGGATACAGAAAGAGTGGGATCATTGTGGGGTGGTGAAGCCTCCTCTGAAGTTCATAAATTGAAAGTACTTGATTGCTCCCCACTTAGATAATCTGTTCCTCACATAGCCACGGCCTCAATATATCTCTCTACCTAGATCCCATACCCTTGTTAACACCAACCTCTCATTCACTGGAGCCTTGAATTCCCTAATGGAGTTTCTTCCTAGCATGTAGATTCCTGGACAAGTTTTACTGAATAGTGAACGAAAATCACAATGGTCTTTTGAGATCCAGACTTGAGGAAAATCACCTTCTCTGAGTCTTTACCTTGATTTCTGCAAGTATAAAGGATATTGTTTGCCCAGACCTTCAATTTACTTCCTGTACTGTCCTTGGCTGTGACCTCCTGAATGAACAGGAGTCTCATCCATCAGACACCAGTTTTGGAATGACTATGTCCCCTCTGCCACAAGAATGGTGACACACTACACTACATTGGAAAAGACTCATAGTTAGGGCAGGATATTCTGGAACTTTCTTTCTAGAACAAGTACCTCATCCTTTGTAGTGAGGACAAGGCTGAAAGTCAGGTGTagggttcaaaccccagctctTTTAATCCTTCTGTCTGGGTAATGGAAAGAGTTCCATGCTGCATGATTGTGAGGACGGAGTCTATGAGTGGGCTGGGCATAAAATAGGTGCCTGGGTAAATAACATCTTTTCTTCATGCACCATGCCAACTGTGCCTAAGGATTGGGAAGGTACCAGAAGGTTCTGATTGGAGTCTTGGTcaccctcctcctgcttttcttcctccttattCTTCTCATCCTCTTCCGACATCAGTGTAAAGGCAAAGAGAAGAAGGCAGGTAAGTAGGGTAATAGTGACTTGGGTGTATGGATGTGGTGAGTAAATAAAACATGTAGCCTTCAGATCggtgaaattttcaaatattttgtaagGTTTTCCATCTCCTGCAGTATTTGTATACTTACAGGATGTTATTTACATCCCATTTCTTCCTCTGAAATTTTCTATTGTTAGAGCCTTCCCATCCAACTAGCTTATACTTTTTCAGTTCATGCAGACCAAAGGGAGACCAACTTGCAACTTCTTGAAGGGGATACAGACCCAACAGCCAGAGATAGAGTCCCTCAGAAGAGGTAACTCCTGCCCAGAGACCCAGACTCCCACCTGCCATAGACCTCACTGCTATCTGATAATCCCTGTCTCCTCAGATCCAGCCCAGATGCTGCCATCAAGGAAGAAAACCAGGGTGAGAATAAGAGGTCCTTGGGGAGGGAGATGCTCTAAATGTTGACACCACAAGACTGATAGGAAGGGTCTGGGGTCAACACTCTGAGGGACTGAACTTTCACTATGAACCCAGAGATTTCATCACACTCCCTGGTACTCTCTCTCCTTGTGGGACAAGGGCATGGGTCTAGGAGACTGAGAGATTCCATAGCCAAGAGATAACTCCTTTGTTCTAACCTGACAGATGCTTCTGCGATGGACCCACAACCTGAGGAGAGTGTAGAGCTGGACAGTTGGGTAAGACTGCTGCCACATTCACAGTGATAAGAGCTTATGGCCCAATTTGGTCTATTACTCCCTCTTTGTGGCAGTATCAGTCACAGCTGATCCCTCCATTCTGGCAGAATTTGTCTCTATGAACTATGATCTCTTCTTCTTGGTATCACTACGACTACATGACCCTTTTCTCCTGTCTCATTTCTGGATGTGTGTCATCTGTCTGTTGCTTAGCATGTGTCTAAAGACTTGAAAGGACATATGAGTCACTGCACCCTCATTTCTCAAGATCCTCCTATACTCATTCACCCTGTCATCCACAGAGAGCCTCTTTATTTTAAGCTTGAGAacaattttattagtgtttaaaaaaaacaaaggtaacctgtaaatctcagcagcttcctggaggaaaaaaaggaaacagagaagagaaatggagtGAAAGCCATGTCTGAGGAGAGCCAAGATAAAGATCAGCTAAGTGATGGCTGGCAGCCACAAGGCAGGGAGGGAAGCTTTAGAGAAAGAGCAAGTAATTCCAAAGTGTTAGGAAATGTGTGCTTAGAACagatatacaaagaaataatggaaGCATTGTGCACTAACTCAGAAAAGTAGGCACATTTACAAAACTAAGGCTTACAGCACTATAAGCTACCACATACAGCATCTTCTTGTTATAGCTTTCCTTAAGGGCTGCAAACACATCAAGGAACAGAGTTCCTCATCCACTCCAAGCTCACCTCAAGGCTAAGAAATGAGATGTGTATGACTAAAGAATGattgtggtgtggtgtgctgttaggaaaaaggaaacagagaaaatggaTGTACTGTGAGGCACACAGAGCCAATGTGAATCACAAGGGAAGACTTTTACTGGGTATATTCTGA
The nucleotide sequence above comes from Peromyscus maniculatus bairdii isolate BWxNUB_F1_BW_parent chromosome 1, HU_Pman_BW_mat_3.1, whole genome shotgun sequence. Encoded proteins:
- the LOC143272832 gene encoding leukocyte immunoglobulin-like receptor subfamily B member 4A isoform X3, which encodes MVPMLRMLLCLGLSVGQKTAVLAGTLTKPKIWAEPHSVIASNAPVTIWCQGSWEAKEYHLLKKGSTDPWDRQYPLEILDKAKFYIQHMTVYFAGIYKCYYKSPAGWSEHSDTLELVLTGAYDKPSLSVWPSSAVTLGETITMQCSSSLGFGRFILTQEGKHHLQWTLESPPSANREFQAHFVLDPVTIIHNGTFRCYGYFRNHPQLWSKSSDSLHLLVSESKDQSPTHTENVHADQRETNLQLLEGDTDPTARDRVPQKRSSPDAAIKEENQDASAMDPQPEESVELDSWNPSDEEPQRIVYAQVKPSRLHRAGSTSPSPLSGKVLDMKNNQSGENREMYPQVGSVHSSSRSCQCQAHTFLQLCPTPGYYIQGTAGCDLCPVM
- the LOC143272832 gene encoding leukocyte immunoglobulin-like receptor subfamily B member 4A isoform X1, with product MVPMLRMLLCLGLSVGQKTAVLAGTLTKPKIWAEPHSVIASNAPVTIWCQGSWEAKEYHLLKKGSTDPWDRQYPLEILDKAKFYIQHMTVYFAGIYKCYYKSPAGWSEHSDTLELVLTGAYDKPSLSVWPSSAVTLGETITMQCSSSLGFGRFILTQEGKHHLQWTLESPPSANREFQAHFVLDPVTIIHNGTFRCYGYFRNHPQLWSKSSDSLHLLVSESKDQSPTHTENGLGRYQKVLIGVLVTLLLLFFLLILLILFRHQCKGKEKKAVHADQRETNLQLLEGDTDPTARDRVPQKRSSPDAAIKEENQDASAMDPQPEESVELDSWNPSDEEPQRIVYAQVKPSRLHRAGSTSPSPLSGKVLDMKNNQSGENREMYPQVGSVHSSSRSCQCQAHTFLQLCPTPGYYIQGTAGCDLCPVM
- the LOC143272832 gene encoding leukocyte immunoglobulin-like receptor subfamily B member 4A isoform X2: MVPMLRMLLCLGLSVGQKTAVLAGTLTKPKIWAEPHSVIASNAPVTIWCQGSWEAKEYHLLKKGSTDPWDRQYPLEILDKAKFYIQHMTVYFAGIYKCYYKSPAGWSEHSDTLELVLTGAYDKPSLSVWPSSAVTLGETITMQCSSSLGFGRFILTQEGKHHLQWTLESPPSANREFQAHFVLDPVTIIHNGTFRCYGYFRNHPQLWSKSSDSLHLLVSESKDQSPTHTENGLGRYQKVLIGVLVTLLLLFFLLILLILFRHQCKGKEKKAVHADQRETNLQLLEGDTDPTARDRVPQKRSSPDAAIKEENQDASAMDPQPEESVELDSWNPSDEEPQRIVYAQVKPSRLHRAGSTSPSPLSGKVLDMKNNQSGENREMYPQATTSKEPQDVTYAQLCKRTLEYQ